TGATACAGTACAGTGACCTGTCTGCTCCTGCAAGACTCATTGACTCCATTCTCCGATGAGCTTCTTTCAAGCTCTGGAGAATCTGTTCTACAGTTACCCACTTCTGGGGCAATCCCATCTTGTAAAAACCTTTTTTTCTGTGAGATAACTTCTCACAATGTTTAAGTGTTCAATGCAATGTCACTAATAAGCTTATCAAAACAAAAATGCTGAAATGGGATTTGAAACAAGGGTGAAACATTTGACTGAAAGATTTAGTGGGATAGTAAACTTCATCACTGGTACATTTCTGGTTCAGAAAAATATAAAAGATACCCAAACTGGGCCTCAGCTAAGAGAGGGCCTCAGTATCTCCAATCTCTAGAAAGATCAATCAAATTTAGCATCTTGATAATCTAACATGTACCGAGACAATCTATTGGCttaaatggtactccctccgtcccataatataagacatttttgcaagctaacatagcttgcaaaaacgtcttatattatgggactgagGGAGTATATAATACTATTTCTCTTCTAGGAACAATTAGTCATTGGTCAAACAGCAAGGGAAAACTCTTAATACCTTTCCTGTGGCAATAACTATGTTTACACCTCTTGACCTAGCTTCCTTTAGAGCTTCTGCATTCCTTGCTGTTACTTGACTTTTACTGTTGAGCAATGTACCTAGTCACAAAAAAGAACATAATCAAAAACCATGTAAATATAATTATATTCTAGAGTGAAAATATCAAATGTGAGCAACCAGCAAGGGATAAGGGATGTACCATCCATATCACAGAAGATATATTTGAATTTTGGTCTATAAAATCTTAGGCTGCCAGCTCTCTTTAGACTGTTTGTTACTTGTCCTGTAAACATTCTTAGACAGCAATAACTAGATTACACCATCATATGAGTGATATGCATTTCAAGACACAGAAGGCAAGGAGAGTAATTACAGAGAGGCCAAAAAAACATACCATCTAATGTTTCTGTGTTAGGCTTGCTCAAATCAGGAGCGTTCTTAGCAAGACCTTTCCCTTTCCACCTTAGACTTTTTAAAATGAGCAGCTCCTCCTTCTCCATTTCCATTGCAGCCTCATCACTAATCTGACGGTCAAAACCCAGAAGACGTAACAGGCCACGAACCTAGTACAGAATACAAGGAAATAatcattttgtgcgtaataaataaCATCCCGTGCAGCAATTAACATAAACCACTCCAAAGTTCAAACAGGGGGGCAGGGGCAATTAGTCGTAAACAACCGTAAAGGATCATACCACTAGTGTCCGCAGTTCATCAAGAAGGGTATGGCCTCTCGCCTCAGCTTGCCTTGCAGCTGTTTCCACGGATATTACTATATCACCCAACATAAGCTGCAATAAGAAAACAGTGAGAGAGAGTGAGGCAAGGCTAAAGGTAAAgacagaaagaaaataaataaaatgctGATTCGGTCTTACAGTAGGAACATCCAGATCGGGAATGAACTGTGACACTGAGAGCATATCAGTAGCGCAGTCCTTGCCTCTCCATTCTTTGTTAAGATTCTGGATGAAGTTATCGTTGCATAGCAACACAGAAACCTCAACCTTTTCATACTTCCCGGCGTCACTTATTGAAGTGTCTCGTGTTTTGTAGTTATACTCCAGAAGTCCATCTAGTGCAATTTTCATCGCCATAGGAACATTTAATTTCATGATTTCTATAACGTTCTGCATACACATTAAGGAAAACAAAGATCAACAAACACTAACCCAACCAATTGCAAACGTGAACAGCTGAACATAATAAATCACCGTGAGGGACATAAACTATCGCGAGAGAAAATCATCCCAGAACTCCAGTTGTACATAAGTGCAGTAGTGCACGTAGATTACCAGTAATAGAGCTCCCTGAACCACTAGGTGCTACTCCCTATTGGTAAATGACAATCACGACCAGTTTGAAACGATACTACATGACTTATCACAATACCAACAGTCCAGAGTTTACAGGGGAGCAAATGAGTACCCTTTAGGGTATTCTCTGACCCTCTCTAGTACAACTAAATGAACTAAATTTTCATAACTCACATCACTTTTGAAAATTTAGTTCATTTGATTGAACTGAGGAGGGTCACAGGGTACACTTAGAGTCACAAATTTGCATCCTAAAGAGTTTATATATTGTTTAGAAATATCAGAGTAACGCTCGATGATACATCATCCGAGTAGTGCTGCACACAATACAACTTTTGCCATCATTTCCATCTGAATTTCCTATGACGCTTTTTAAAAGCAGTGGTAGGTAGCCGCGATACAGAGAGGTTTGATTAAATGGAATGTGTACCAGCACTTCGACGTCGTCGGGCAAATCATCCTCGACGCTGATGCGGGCGCAGAGCTCTATCTCGCTCTCcttgggcgggggcgggggcgggggcgcagGGTCCTGCGGCGGCTCTCGCTTCGCCGCCGCCTGCCCGCGCCGCGCCCTTCGGAAGCCGCGTATGCCAGAAAGGAATCCCGCGAAAGGCTGCGCGAAGCGGGAGCGCTCGGGGGTGGGCGTGAACCCCCGCGAGGAGAGCAGGGAGGCCGTGGACGCCGCCGCGGGGAGGTGCGGGAGGAGCGGCGTGGAGCTGAGCAGCGCCGCGCCGCGGAGGGGCGGGGAGAGATGGAGGTGCGAGCGCGAGGCGAACGGGAGGGCCCGCGATACGATGCGCGCCATGGTCGCGctcgcgcggcggccggcggcggagagATGGAAGACGAGCCGAAAGGGAGGGAGGGGTTTTGTGGTTTCCTTCTTTGGTTTTAGTTTGGCTCTGCTTTGGCTCGTCCGCTTTGTAGCATTTTCGCACCTTGCTGCACGTAGTACGGAGTAGAAGTTTGTGCCTTTGTGGAAGATTTTTTTTGTGTGGCAAAAATGAGTTTATTCCAACATTATAGGGTTACAATCGAGAGGTAGAAGTTCATCAATACAAAATGACCCTCTCTGGAGTCATACAACAATGCTACACTTAATGGTACAACGTGTGTCAATCTGTTACCTTATTTTGATCGTGTCTAATCTTATGTGGAATGACCCCAGTCTAACATCAACGATTTAATCTTAGCAACCAGGTGTTCATAGGTTGAGCGAGCTAACCAGTGCCATATAATGTCGCCAAAGCCTTTGAAGAGTTTGACCGTACGATGTAAAGTATTGCAGAACCAACACCATGCCTTGCATCAATGTGTGAATGTCTGCTTCAAACGCATCATTACGATGGAATAAGAATCGGTAAGCTACGAAATAATACTACAGTCGTGTTTCCTTGGGATCATACCCGCTATCGCTATCCCATCCTACACGGGAAATGTGTCGTCCATTGACAAGGCAACCTAGTTTATTAATGGTGGGGCCATGATAGAGGGGGGACCAAAATCTTTGACTCCGGTCCCCTAGTGAACTCATCAATGGGgcatctttcctttttcttttgaacAATCACCAAGGGGGAGAgggtccccacctgaatatattactcaaagGCCCAAAAGGCGAGTTACACATATAATACATCGATAGGAGATGTATAGTCACAAGACATGACAGCCTCCATACTTACATGGTCCTTAAATACAAAGGTCCAAAGAGTGAAGTCTGAAACGATGTTTTTGAAGGGTATCTAGGGGCGAGTGTAGCTCGTTGTGAAAGACACGAGCATTCCTGGAGTCTCAAAGCTTTTATAGGATGGCGAGAGCGACGGTAGGCCAAATGTTGATGTCGAGGCCAACCGGCGTTGGCGTATCCTATACGAGGTCAATGGAGAGAGGTGACTGAAGGCCCAAGAGGGACCAAAACTGAGCCGCGCATGGGCAAAGAATGGCGAGGTGTGATGCATCCTCCAGTGTGAGACCATACAAGGGGCAGGAAGAGTCCGGAGAGATGGACTTGTGGAGTAGATTCGCCATCGTGCTCAGCCTGTCACGGCAGAGAAGCCAGCCGAATATCTTAACCTTGATAGGAGCCTTGGGGCTCCAAATGTCCCCGGTGTGGAGGTCGATCTCATGGTCGGAGGAGAGAAACGAGTAGGTGCACCTCGAGGAGAACGAggatgaaagaacatgcggtgcccccatgtttggttttggtaattgatgacaatctctaaggACTAatagttgccttgagttatatttgaaggttttgtccataggcttttcttagaatacatgtgttggtttcaaggagagtttgtgtcgaccaaggtgttattcaaggaattacctaaaaatTGGTCTTgtaagaggttgatcaagactaagtcaaagagtgaatcaggtTGATCAACCCACAGAGCGTAGAAGATgtatcgagagggatcaagtgatcccatggtatggtaagcattgtcaattacgctttgtgtactaacccatggtcttcgtgagggttctttgtggggttaggttgcggtgtgcaagttcaagtggagcatcgcgaagagatcaaatacttgaagcttgccgtcct
The Triticum dicoccoides isolate Atlit2015 ecotype Zavitan chromosome 3A, WEW_v2.0, whole genome shotgun sequence genome window above contains:
- the LOC119268901 gene encoding endoribonuclease YBEY, chloroplastic-like translates to MARIVSRALPFASRSHLHLSPPLRGAALLSSTPLLPHLPAAASTASLLSSRGFTPTPERSRFAQPFAGFLSGIRGFRRARRGQAAAKREPPQDPAPPPPPPPKESEIELCARISVEDDLPDDVEVLNVIEIMKLNVPMAMKIALDGLLEYNYKTRDTSISDAGKYEKVEVSVLLCNDNFIQNLNKEWRGKDCATDMLSVSQFIPDLDVPTLMLGDIVISVETAARQAEARGHTLLDELRTLVVRGLLRLLGFDRQISDEAAMEMEKEELLILKSLRWKGKGLAKNAPDLSKPNTETLDGQVTNSLKRAGSLRFYRPKFKYIFCDMDGTLLNSKSQVTARNAEALKEARSRGVNIVIATGKTRPAAIDALNMVDLSGRNGIVSESSPGIFLQGLLVYGLKGREIYRNTLNQEVCREAFLYSLEHKIPLVAFSQDRCFSMFEHPLVDSLHDVYHEPKAEIVSSIDQLLGTAEIQKLVFIGTSEGVSSKLRPYWTKAIEERAGVLQAQPDMLELVPPATSKGTGVKILLDHLCISPDEVMAIGDGENDIEMLQLASLGVALANGAEKTKAVANVIGATNDEDGVAQAIYDYAF